The proteins below come from a single uncultured delta proteobacterium genomic window:
- a CDS encoding hypothetical protein (Evidence 5 : No homology to any previously reported sequences), whose translation MSLSASMWTAVTGLLVHGEKMNVVGNNIANVNTVGFKGSRMDFEDFVNQNVFAAAGPSQVGRGVAIGAIYGNFSQGSFENSTDPTDMAISGEGFFKVKPIGTDTEYYTRAGNFRFNADGYLVDPHGYALQGWRIQVPTPSVASSSSGGTAGTSSASTFKGAGAPTNVKLDSFTCDPKHTNTMSMELNLDSRASGKSGGATEPNPYYQPKTIANPAYDPAHPNPTMPNPAYDPNPYLPNPTYDPSVAVAGATPNAADANAYPYILDPSETLPPVNIDSPVWSTTPPTVNPTYNPALAPGGSAPDASNPNSNPYIANPANALPQTIADPLYQPPTIPNPAYDASISPTIGTDPFFALFQTWDATNVSSNKPALGEQAYAYQHTMNIYDEGGTVHKVTIYFDKVESTEFNGAIGGQTYWEYIVTIDPSEDFRDFHHYADPTNPDQTLAEPPSDKMKGVLMAGSMIFDKSGEFVNMSAYVPTEGGTAMDDLSTWVRSPISTNGYPMFAPNFSGRPNASTAWDNTNPLPTPPNDLSANDINKNALNYMVELNLGLRNMSPEWNGAFIDTASSVGNNMLPASSGGSGIETLYGIASDSIEPQPSRTKSYAQSSGSVNQSQDGYSFGYLSTVYVDRDGILYGKYSNGQTLSLFQITLYDFISPHNLRREGGNLFSETRESGDATSGPANSMGLGSVYGNNIEQSNVDLATEFVQMITTQRGFQANSKSITTVDTMLETVISMKR comes from the coding sequence ATGTCTCTTAGCGCAAGTATGTGGACCGCGGTTACGGGTTTGCTGGTGCACGGCGAGAAAATGAACGTCGTGGGCAACAACATCGCCAACGTCAACACCGTGGGCTTCAAAGGCTCCCGGATGGACTTCGAAGATTTCGTCAACCAGAACGTGTTCGCGGCAGCCGGTCCTTCCCAGGTCGGCCGCGGCGTGGCCATAGGCGCCATTTACGGCAACTTCAGCCAGGGTTCCTTTGAAAACTCCACGGACCCCACGGACATGGCCATTTCCGGCGAAGGCTTCTTCAAGGTGAAGCCCATCGGCACGGATACCGAATATTACACCCGCGCGGGCAACTTCCGCTTCAACGCGGACGGCTACCTCGTGGACCCGCACGGCTACGCCCTGCAGGGCTGGCGCATCCAGGTGCCCACGCCTTCCGTGGCGTCCAGCAGTTCCGGCGGCACGGCCGGCACGTCCTCCGCGTCCACCTTCAAGGGCGCGGGCGCGCCCACGAACGTCAAGCTGGACAGCTTCACCTGCGATCCCAAGCACACCAACACCATGTCCATGGAGCTCAACCTCGACTCCCGCGCAAGCGGCAAGTCCGGCGGAGCAACCGAGCCCAACCCCTACTATCAGCCCAAGACCATCGCGAACCCCGCGTATGACCCGGCGCACCCGAACCCGACCATGCCCAACCCGGCGTACGACCCTAACCCGTACCTGCCCAACCCCACGTACGATCCGTCCGTGGCCGTGGCCGGCGCTACCCCCAACGCGGCCGATGCCAACGCGTATCCGTACATTCTCGATCCCAGCGAGACCCTGCCCCCGGTCAACATCGACAGCCCCGTGTGGTCTACCACGCCGCCCACGGTCAACCCGACCTACAACCCGGCCCTCGCTCCGGGCGGCTCCGCTCCGGACGCGTCCAACCCCAACAGCAATCCGTACATAGCCAACCCGGCCAACGCGTTGCCGCAGACGATCGCCGACCCGCTCTACCAGCCGCCGACGATTCCCAACCCCGCGTACGACGCCAGCATCTCTCCGACCATCGGCACGGACCCCTTCTTCGCGCTCTTCCAGACCTGGGACGCGACGAACGTCTCCAGCAACAAGCCGGCGCTCGGCGAGCAGGCCTATGCCTACCAGCATACCATGAACATTTACGACGAAGGCGGCACCGTCCACAAGGTCACCATCTACTTCGACAAGGTGGAGTCCACGGAATTCAACGGCGCCATCGGCGGGCAGACCTACTGGGAATACATCGTGACCATCGATCCTTCCGAGGATTTCCGCGATTTCCACCACTACGCCGACCCGACGAACCCGGACCAGACCCTCGCCGAACCGCCTTCGGACAAGATGAAGGGCGTGCTCATGGCCGGGAGCATGATTTTCGACAAATCGGGCGAATTCGTGAACATGAGCGCGTACGTTCCCACCGAGGGCGGCACGGCCATGGACGACCTCAGCACGTGGGTGCGGTCTCCCATTTCCACCAACGGCTACCCCATGTTCGCGCCCAACTTCTCCGGCAGGCCCAACGCCAGCACGGCCTGGGACAACACGAACCCGCTGCCCACGCCGCCCAACGACCTGAGCGCGAACGACATCAACAAAAACGCCCTGAACTACATGGTGGAGCTCAACCTCGGCCTGCGGAACATGAGCCCGGAGTGGAACGGCGCCTTCATCGACACGGCCTCCTCCGTCGGCAACAACATGCTGCCCGCGTCCTCCGGCGGCTCCGGCATAGAAACCCTGTACGGCATCGCCTCGGATTCCATCGAGCCGCAGCCCAGCCGCACCAAGAGCTATGCCCAGTCTTCCGGCTCCGTCAACCAGTCCCAGGACGGGTACTCCTTCGGCTACCTTTCCACAGTGTACGTTGACCGCGACGGCATCCTGTACGGCAAGTATTCCAACGGGCAGACGTTGTCGCTCTTCCAGATCACGCTGTACGACTTCATCAGCCCGCACAACCTGCGGCGCGAAGGCGGAAACCTGTTCAGCGAAACCAGGGAATCGGGCGACGCGACGTCTGGTCCTGCCAACAGCATGGGGCTCGGCAGCGTTTACGGCAACAACATCGAGCAGAGCAACGTGGACCTGGCGACGGAATTTGTGCAGATGATAACGACCCAGCGCGGGTTCCAGGCGAACTCCAAGTCCATCACCACGGTCGATACCATGCTCGAAACAGTCATCAGCATGAAGCGGTAA
- a CDS encoding Substrate binding domain of ABC-type glycine betaine transport system family protein translates to MQKLQRICACLALACMVLCGPALTAPTAEGAAKKNVTLVYVEWDCATASSYLVQAALEDRLGITVELLPVSAAAMWAAVASGDADASVTAWLPATHASYAKKLQGRFEDLGPLVTGARLGWAVPDYVTVTSMKDVAAHAAAFKNTVTGIDAGAGIMELSEKAMKTYGLDGMVLQDGSGATMAAALGDAIRRKEWIVVTAWSPHWMFGRWNLRYLDDPEKTLGGSEGINTIVRQGLKKDMPEVHAFLDTFHYNDIGQLQTLMAWNQEKGADLAANARRFMKENPDLADSWFK, encoded by the coding sequence ATGCAAAAACTACAGCGAATCTGCGCCTGCCTGGCGCTGGCCTGCATGGTCCTGTGCGGCCCGGCCCTCACGGCCCCCACTGCCGAGGGCGCGGCGAAAAAGAATGTCACCCTCGTGTACGTTGAATGGGATTGCGCGACCGCGTCAAGTTACCTCGTACAGGCGGCTCTGGAAGACAGGCTCGGGATTACGGTCGAACTGTTGCCGGTCAGCGCGGCCGCCATGTGGGCCGCCGTGGCCTCCGGCGACGCGGACGCCAGCGTAACCGCCTGGCTGCCCGCCACCCACGCCAGCTACGCCAAAAAACTCCAGGGCCGGTTCGAGGACCTCGGCCCCCTGGTCACCGGGGCGCGGCTGGGCTGGGCCGTTCCCGATTACGTGACCGTCACCTCAATGAAGGACGTGGCCGCCCACGCCGCGGCATTCAAGAATACCGTCACCGGCATTGACGCGGGCGCGGGGATCATGGAACTTTCCGAGAAAGCCATGAAAACTTACGGCCTGGACGGTATGGTGCTGCAGGACGGCTCCGGGGCCACCATGGCCGCCGCTCTCGGCGATGCCATCCGCCGCAAGGAGTGGATCGTGGTAACCGCCTGGTCGCCGCACTGGATGTTCGGCCGCTGGAACCTCCGCTACCTGGATGATCCCGAAAAGACCCTGGGCGGGAGCGAAGGTATCAATACCATTGTGCGGCAGGGCCTGAAAAAGGATATGCCCGAGGTCCACGCCTTTTTGGACACGTTCCATTACAACGACATCGGCCAGCTCCAGACCCTGATGGCCTGGAATCAGGAAAAGGGCGCGGACCTCGCGGCCAACGCCCGGCGGTTCATGAAGGAAAATCCGGACCTCGCGGATTCCTGGTTCAAGTAG
- a CDS encoding hypothetical protein (Evidence 5 : No homology to any previously reported sequences): protein MERRSSENKALRELVDALKEYITVRDSLWTLGFFDRIFRFSRCVAMLNRYDTARERVRAAIRDVKETAEAAVLENQARPEAGEDAFAEKTPALAARSLVSMEEFEMLLGKPAILKKRSPQREPQRGSGVRPAGLPPPPRKETDPAR from the coding sequence ATGGAAAGGAGAAGCTCTGAAAATAAAGCGCTGCGGGAACTGGTGGACGCTCTCAAGGAATACATTACCGTCAGGGATTCGCTATGGACCCTCGGGTTCTTCGACCGGATATTCCGCTTTTCCCGCTGCGTCGCCATGCTCAACCGCTACGACACCGCGAGGGAACGGGTGCGCGCCGCCATCAGGGATGTAAAAGAGACGGCGGAAGCGGCCGTCCTGGAAAATCAGGCCAGACCCGAGGCGGGTGAAGACGCTTTCGCTGAAAAAACGCCCGCGCTCGCGGCCAGGAGCTTGGTGTCCATGGAAGAGTTCGAAATGCTCCTCGGCAAGCCCGCCATTCTGAAAAAGCGTTCGCCCCAAAGGGAGCCGCAGCGCGGTTCCGGCGTCCGCCCGGCCGGATTGCCCCCCCCGCCGCGAAAAGAGACGGATCCCGCCCGGTGA
- the gbuB gene encoding Glycine betaine/carnitine transport permease protein GbuB, with translation MPDITIPKIPLGYWVEQGINFLLAHFSEVTRWISQEMNSFLTAFENLLLAVHPLALIAAAAIGIAFLTRKRSLTVFVFVSLGLVWNLELWPEAMSTLTLVLVATSLAVGIGVPLGIAAAIYTSLHRVIMPVLDMMQTMPAFVYLIPAIPFFGLGKVSALFATMIFATPPAIRFTYLGIRQVPRELVECAEAFGATRAQRLFTLELPIAAPTIVAGINQTIMLALSMVVVAAMIGAKGLGGAVWRSIQRLEMGSGFEAGLGIVILAICLDRVLQNLVNRIRTKTRV, from the coding sequence ATGCCTGATATAACAATTCCCAAAATTCCCCTTGGCTATTGGGTGGAGCAGGGCATCAATTTTCTGCTGGCCCATTTTTCCGAGGTCACCCGGTGGATATCCCAGGAAATGAACAGTTTTCTGACGGCTTTCGAAAACCTTCTTCTGGCCGTTCACCCCCTGGCGCTGATCGCCGCCGCCGCCATCGGCATAGCGTTCCTCACCCGCAAGCGGTCCCTGACCGTCTTCGTCTTTGTTTCCCTGGGGCTGGTGTGGAACCTGGAACTCTGGCCCGAGGCCATGAGCACGCTCACCCTGGTATTGGTCGCCACGAGCCTGGCCGTCGGCATCGGGGTGCCGCTCGGTATTGCCGCCGCCATTTACACCAGTTTGCACCGGGTCATCATGCCGGTGCTGGATATGATGCAGACCATGCCCGCCTTCGTGTACCTTATTCCGGCCATTCCCTTTTTCGGTCTCGGTAAGGTCAGCGCGTTGTTCGCGACCATGATTTTCGCCACGCCCCCGGCGATCCGGTTCACATACCTCGGCATACGCCAGGTTCCGAGAGAACTGGTGGAGTGCGCCGAGGCCTTTGGCGCGACCAGGGCGCAACGGTTGTTCACGCTTGAGCTGCCCATTGCCGCGCCGACCATTGTTGCGGGCATAAACCAGACCATCATGCTTGCCCTGTCCATGGTGGTGGTGGCGGCCATGATCGGCGCGAAAGGGCTTGGCGGCGCCGTCTGGCGCTCCATCCAGAGGCTGGAGATGGGGAGCGGGTTCGAGGCCGGGCTGGGCATCGTGATCCTGGCTATCTGCCTGGACCGGGTCCTGCAAAACCTGGTGAACCGCATCCGGACGAAAACGCGCGTATAG